Within the Limnothrix sp. FACHB-406 genome, the region CGCCCGAGTCCGTCAGAATCGGCCCCTGCCAGTTCATAAACTTGTGCAGTCCGCCCGCCGCCTGCACGATGCCTTCACCGGGTTGCAAATGCAGGTGATAGGTATTCGACAAAATCATCTGGGCCCCAGTGGCGGCCACTTGATCCGGCGACAGGGTTTTGACATTGGCTAATGTGCCCACGGGCATAAAACGGGGAGTTTCCACAATGCCGTGGGGCGTGTGAAAAACACCAACGCGGGCCGATGTTTGGGAACATTCAGCCACTAACTCGAACCGAAAATCGGGGGCAATAGCACTCATGAACGGGGGCAAAATTTTTCGGACTGCTGAGCGAATTTCTGAAAACCCAAAACGGATTTTTGCGAACTCCAACGATTAATCCAGACAAGGGGCTTAAGCCCCTTGCTGCCCAAGACGATTGGGACTTGATCAGGGCTTTAAGATACTTTTCAAATATTCTCCAAGTCCCTTATCCCGAAAACTCGGGTAGGTTCCTGAATTGAATGTTGAATTTAGCTTTGGATGAACGGTTGGATTGAGTTGGATTGAATTGAATTGGGAAAATTGAATTGGGTTGGATGGAGTTGGACTGGGGAATTTAGCGTGCCGCCCGCACCAGTAGCCCCGTACCCAACGCCCCAACCACCAGCAAAGGTAACCAAGCCGCCACCATCGGAGACAGAAACTCTGTGCGGGCCAAGGCATCCATCAGGAAAGCCAACAAATAATAGGCGAAAATGACCACCACGCTCACCCCAAAACTGGTGGCGCGGCCAAGGCGTTGATGGCGACGATTGGCCAGTGCTGAACCCACCAAACCAAAGCCTACGCAAATGAAGGGAAATGCGTATTTTTGCTGAATTCGCAGCTCTAACTTGGTGATTTCTGCTCGCTCGCCGCTCTGACGCAAAATGGCCAAACGTTCCTGGGCTTCGGCAATATTCAGCTCATTGGAGAAGCGATCGCGCACGGCCAAATCAAGGGGCGTTCGGGGTAGCTGCAACCGTTGTTGTTCAAAACGCAAAATATCGCGGTAGGAACCATCGGGAGCCACCAAATAAATCGTGCCATCTCGGAAATCCCAGGCCCGTTCTTGGGGATTCCAAACGGCAGATTTGGCGGTCACAATCTGACTGATGCCCGCCTGGGAGCGATCGATAATCGTCAGGGACAGCATCTGCTTGCCGTCATAGCGCTCGGCATAAAACACACGGCTGAGAATGCTTTTTTTCTCACCGTCCGGTTTTTCGACTTCGCTGAATTCCCGATAGAAAATATTTTCTTCCCGGAAAGAGGGTTGATTATCGTCGGTTCCTAGGGCCCGCTCCAAAATGGTGGTGGCTTGGTAGTTGGCAGCGGGCACTAATGCTTCGTTAAAAACAAAAGTTAAACCCGTGACAAACAGACTGAGTACCAAGGCCGGCGCAACAATTCGATAAACCCCAATGCCGCAACTGCGGAGGGCCACCAATTCGCTGTCGTTGGACAGCCGCCCAAAGGCCATCATGGAGGCCAACAGGGTGGACATGGGGAAAGACAGCACGATGAAGTAGGGCATTTGCAGCAACATCACCTGCATGGCCAGGTGAATGGGCAATCCTTCTTCTACGACTTTGCGCACAAGGTCAAAAACCGTGCCGACGGAAACCCCGATCGAGGAGAATGCACCAACCCCAAACAGAAAGGGCATGGCCAATTCCTTGGCCAGGTAACGATCCATCACGCTGATTTGTGGCAGCCAGTTTTGCCAAGGGGGGGCGGAGGATGGCTGGGGTACGGTGTTGGAGGTCATAGGGTGTCTGGTCGGGAATAGCGGCTGAGGGGCCTGCGAGAAGGCGAGGGTTGGAGTGGGGGCTGAG harbors:
- a CDS encoding LptF/LptG family permease yields the protein MDRYLAKELAMPFLFGVGAFSSIGVSVGTVFDLVRKVVEEGLPIHLAMQVMLLQMPYFIVLSFPMSTLLASMMAFGRLSNDSELVALRSCGIGVYRIVAPALVLSLFVTGLTFVFNEALVPAANYQATTILERALGTDDNQPSFREENIFYREFSEVEKPDGEKKSILSRVFYAERYDGKQMLSLTIIDRSQAGISQIVTAKSAVWNPQERAWDFRDGTIYLVAPDGSYRDILRFEQQRLQLPRTPLDLAVRDRFSNELNIAEAQERLAILRQSGERAEITKLELRIQQKYAFPFICVGFGLVGSALANRRHQRLGRATSFGVSVVVIFAYYLLAFLMDALARTEFLSPMVAAWLPLLVVGALGTGLLVRAAR